The following proteins are encoded in a genomic region of Reichenbachiella sp.:
- a CDS encoding S41 family peptidase, translated as MVRLFVIFIGVVLSIRVSAQKSSSYQEDFQIYKKALLETHPSLYRFTPQKQFDAVLDSVESTIDSETTEWEFFRALHLVHTMIRESHSFLGVPNQLMRKATSAKLFPLQVWITESKMLITGSREESYAHLVGQEIVSINGQSVKSLVQTLETFSLLNTGYNNSAIYKELSGFNNFAFAYYFFVSKAESFELVYGSDEKLQSETLAGSKKGLKGEYPQFPDEPKPPFSLKIDESKSMAQLTISTFAYWVVGKKQEDYQEFFENCFTELEEKNIKHLIIDVSNNRGGEEMIGAEFLTYFIDQPFRLYRQVSAKTLDYSCINRLPNSSRPKFSNNDFIDCDSIYVLKKGDILKTFEPKQEHRFTGNVYFIASGRSRSATNILLSLAKSHDLGIIIGQESGGASQDLDGRWRVKFNLPFSNVFVSYPVWRLEIDSENQNPRRGVIPDFVVDRSNEDVLSGREPELDFVYQLIQNEQ; from the coding sequence ATGGTGAGATTGTTTGTGATTTTTATTGGTGTAGTCCTGTCAATTCGGGTTTCTGCTCAGAAGTCTAGCAGTTATCAAGAAGATTTTCAGATTTATAAAAAAGCCCTCTTAGAAACACACCCCTCGCTGTATCGATTTACACCTCAAAAACAATTTGATGCCGTATTAGATTCGGTAGAAAGTACCATAGACAGTGAAACTACCGAGTGGGAGTTTTTCCGAGCTTTACATCTTGTTCATACCATGATTCGCGAAAGTCATTCTTTTCTTGGCGTTCCTAATCAGCTAATGAGAAAAGCCACTTCTGCTAAGTTGTTTCCTCTGCAGGTTTGGATAACAGAAAGCAAAATGCTAATCACTGGGTCAAGAGAGGAATCTTATGCGCATTTGGTGGGCCAGGAAATAGTAAGTATCAATGGGCAATCTGTGAAATCGTTGGTTCAAACATTGGAGACTTTTTCTCTGTTGAATACTGGCTACAACAATTCAGCGATCTACAAAGAGCTCTCTGGCTTCAACAACTTCGCTTTTGCCTATTATTTTTTTGTGAGTAAAGCCGAATCCTTTGAATTAGTTTATGGATCAGATGAAAAATTGCAGAGCGAAACGCTAGCCGGCAGCAAGAAGGGTTTGAAAGGTGAATACCCTCAGTTTCCTGATGAGCCCAAGCCGCCATTTTCTCTGAAAATAGACGAAAGTAAAAGTATGGCTCAACTGACTATTTCGACTTTTGCTTATTGGGTAGTGGGTAAAAAACAAGAGGATTATCAGGAGTTTTTTGAAAACTGCTTTACTGAATTAGAAGAAAAGAATATTAAGCACCTCATTATTGATGTTTCGAATAATCGGGGAGGGGAGGAAATGATCGGCGCAGAATTTTTGACGTACTTCATAGATCAGCCTTTTCGGCTTTATAGACAGGTAAGTGCGAAAACGCTCGACTATAGTTGTATCAACCGCCTCCCGAATTCGTCCAGGCCCAAGTTTTCAAATAATGATTTCATCGACTGCGACTCTATCTATGTTTTGAAGAAAGGAGATATTCTAAAGACTTTTGAACCCAAGCAAGAACATCGATTTACTGGAAATGTTTACTTCATTGCCAGCGGCAGGTCTAGGTCAGCCACCAATATCTTATTGTCACTGGCAAAATCCCATGATCTGGGGATCATCATAGGACAAGAGTCTGGAGGTGCTTCCCAAGATTTGGATGGAAGATGGAGAGTTAAGTTCAACTTGCCTTTTTCAAACGTATTTGTTTCTTATCCAGTTTGGCGACTTGAAATAGATTCAGAAAATCAAAACCCAAGGCGTGGAGTGATTCCGGATTTTGTTGTGGATAGAAGCAATGAAGATGTATTGTCAGGGAGAGAGCCTGAGCTGGATTTTGTTTACCAACTCATCCAAAATGAACAGTAG
- a CDS encoding OmpA family protein — translation MGKKKESSALLQIDTLGTEGEFSIYNFKNINVVNEYYDKSKLNHIKKLESEKNWAELYPALQHYVMQFGIRNFYVDTYWIWRLAKLTEVYGTEEEARALYKLVLRHHHQSIDIREIELYYDSLNTQETDNFVPLDYYYKLVEHRKAIDTIRPPRGVLLNMGRKINSRHADYAPTLGMGNQVMIFTSKRNERFQGLTYRKNEDLFISVKNDGYWELSTDLKEINTQYNEGSACISKDGKTLFFSRCDSPGSMGNCDIFIAKLNADSVWTDIENIGFTVNSVSWDSHPSLSHTEDTLYFASDRIGGFGLSDIYFTYKNDKNEWMPAQNLGPVVNTRKNEVSPFYHPNHEVLFFSSNGQLFKFGEFDIYKTYHENNQWSEPINIGPLVNGRGSEFYFSIDSESKDLFYSRSATHDLNMLDLYSFPLPMEAQPDALTKISGSLTDSLTGKPFTGIVSVIDLDEGTAVAPKYLRPDGSFEFDLINHRNYLLIIQGDEFFRIEEMFYLDGPVQFHEVTEPIASKVKFESIEFDAGQANLKVEMYGDLNKIINFMYDNPDFYLRISGHTDKYGSDDLNLQLSKDRAQTIRDYVVIFGGVGSNRVEFNGYGSSQPIVEEVTEEDRKLNRRVEFEIYRPAIKVEQDIDSQFDDQ, via the coding sequence TTGGGTAAAAAAAAGGAAAGCAGCGCCCTTTTGCAGATCGACACCTTAGGTACGGAAGGTGAGTTCAGTATTTACAACTTCAAAAACATCAATGTTGTCAACGAATACTATGACAAATCGAAATTGAACCACATCAAAAAATTGGAGTCGGAAAAAAATTGGGCCGAACTCTATCCAGCACTTCAACATTATGTCATGCAATTTGGCATCAGAAATTTTTATGTGGACACCTACTGGATTTGGCGACTGGCCAAATTGACAGAAGTATATGGCACAGAAGAAGAAGCTCGCGCACTTTACAAATTAGTACTCAGACACCATCATCAAAGTATCGACATCCGGGAAATCGAATTATACTATGATTCACTCAATACCCAAGAGACTGACAATTTTGTTCCGCTAGATTACTACTACAAGCTGGTGGAACATAGAAAAGCTATTGATACCATTCGTCCCCCACGAGGCGTATTGCTAAACATGGGAAGGAAGATAAACTCAAGACATGCAGACTATGCCCCTACTTTGGGCATGGGCAATCAAGTAATGATTTTTACCTCCAAGAGGAATGAACGCTTTCAGGGATTGACTTATAGAAAAAATGAAGATCTCTTCATCTCAGTGAAGAACGATGGCTATTGGGAGCTGAGTACAGACTTAAAAGAAATCAATACACAGTACAATGAAGGGTCGGCATGTATCTCCAAGGACGGTAAGACACTTTTCTTCTCAAGGTGCGACTCTCCCGGATCCATGGGCAATTGTGACATCTTTATTGCTAAACTGAATGCAGACAGTGTTTGGACTGATATTGAAAATATTGGCTTTACTGTGAATAGTGTCAGTTGGGATTCCCACCCGAGCTTATCTCACACGGAAGACACCCTTTATTTCGCCTCCGACAGGATCGGCGGTTTTGGCTTGTCAGACATCTATTTCACCTACAAAAATGACAAGAATGAATGGATGCCGGCTCAGAACCTTGGGCCAGTAGTGAACACAAGGAAAAATGAAGTAAGCCCATTCTACCACCCTAATCATGAAGTTTTATTTTTCAGCTCTAACGGACAGCTATTCAAGTTTGGGGAGTTTGACATTTACAAAACCTATCACGAAAACAATCAATGGAGTGAACCAATCAATATTGGTCCTTTGGTGAATGGGAGGGGTAGTGAATTCTACTTTTCTATTGATTCGGAATCCAAAGATTTGTTCTATTCCAGATCTGCTACGCATGATCTGAATATGTTGGATCTGTATTCTTTTCCACTTCCGATGGAAGCACAGCCAGATGCATTAACCAAAATATCTGGTTCATTGACAGACTCCTTGACGGGAAAGCCATTTACGGGTATTGTGTCTGTGATAGATTTGGATGAAGGCACAGCGGTGGCACCTAAGTACTTACGGCCTGACGGTAGTTTTGAATTTGATTTGATCAATCATAGGAACTACTTGCTTATCATTCAGGGGGATGAATTCTTTAGAATAGAAGAGATGTTCTATCTGGATGGACCCGTTCAATTCCATGAAGTCACCGAACCGATTGCGAGTAAGGTTAAATTCGAATCCATTGAATTTGATGCCGGTCAAGCCAATTTGAAAGTGGAAATGTATGGCGACTTGAATAAGATCATCAACTTCATGTATGACAATCCCGATTTCTATCTGCGGATTTCAGGCCACACGGACAAATACGGATCGGACGATCTGAATCTGCAACTATCCAAAGATCGTGCGCAAACCATTAGAGATTATGTGGTCATTTTTGGTGGCGTAGGGTCTAATCGAGTCGAATTCAACGGCTACGGAAGTTCACAACCTATTGTGGAAGAAGTGACCGAGGAAGATCGCAAGCTTAACCGAAGGGTTGAATTTGAAATCTATCGACCTGCTATCAAAGTAGAACAAGATATTGACAGTCAGTTCGACGATCAATAG
- the lon gene encoding endopeptidase La, whose protein sequence is MELNNFYNSYLFSELASEDAEELIPLDLTGEDDELDPADLPEELPILPLKNAVLFPGVVIPITVGRSKSIRLVKKAYRTNKIIGVAAQMNASAEDPGEKEIYKVGTVAKILKMLVLPDGNTTIIIQGKSRMEIKQVVQENPYLTAKVDLLTENFIEDENKETVAIIYSLKDAAKKILKLNPEIPKEAQAALENINSFKFLTHFLCSNINTEVKDKQKLLEINDGNKRAEALLKYMLKDIQVLELKHEIHDKVNTDIDQQQRDYYLRQQMKVLQDELGQGGAEQELEELRSKGLKKNWPEEVAQHFDKELGKIERMNPMAAEYPVAMNYAELLVELPWNDISEDNFDLKRAKKILDQDHFGLEKVKDRIIEYLAVRKLKNDLKGPILCLFGPPGVGKTSLGKSIAKALNREYVRMSLGGVHDEAEIRGHRKTYIGAMPGKVIQNINKAKYSNPVFVLDEIDKVSSDFRGDPSSALLEVLDPEQNEAFKDNFLEVEYDLSKVLFIATANSLDTIQPALRDRMEIIEITGYTLEEKIQIAKKHLLPKQLEEHGLKSNQLSMDKKAFSKLVDDYTRESGVRNLERKVGAVVRDAAKSIAMEEEYQKKVTPDEIRRILGAEVFDKELYQDNKHAGVVTGLAWTSVGGEILFIESSLSRGKGKLTLSGQLGDVMKESAMTALSYLKSNAEKLGLDYRVFDNYDLHIHVPAGAVPKDGPSAGITMLTSLASVFTQRKVKQKLAMTGEITLRGKVLPVGGIKEKILAAKRAGIKEIILCQKNKKDIDEIDDRYVKDLKFHFAETVEEVLEVALLTQKVPNAMELVTVEQKA, encoded by the coding sequence ATGGAGTTGAATAATTTTTATAATTCTTATCTTTTTTCGGAGTTGGCAAGTGAAGATGCGGAAGAACTCATACCGCTGGATTTAACTGGAGAAGATGATGAATTGGATCCGGCGGATCTACCCGAAGAGCTACCTATTTTACCTTTAAAAAATGCGGTTTTATTTCCAGGAGTAGTTATTCCAATTACGGTAGGGAGATCAAAATCCATCCGGTTGGTAAAGAAAGCCTATCGAACGAATAAGATCATAGGTGTGGCCGCTCAGATGAACGCCAGCGCAGAAGACCCAGGGGAAAAAGAGATATATAAAGTTGGTACTGTTGCCAAAATATTGAAGATGTTGGTTTTGCCTGATGGAAACACCACCATTATCATTCAAGGCAAAAGTCGAATGGAGATCAAACAGGTGGTGCAGGAGAATCCTTACCTCACGGCCAAAGTGGATTTGCTGACGGAAAACTTCATTGAAGATGAAAATAAAGAAACAGTTGCCATCATTTATTCTCTGAAAGATGCAGCGAAGAAGATATTAAAACTGAATCCTGAAATTCCGAAGGAGGCACAGGCGGCCTTGGAAAACATCAATAGTTTCAAGTTTTTGACTCACTTCTTATGCTCTAACATTAACACAGAAGTTAAGGATAAGCAGAAGTTGCTTGAGATCAACGACGGCAACAAAAGAGCGGAGGCGCTTTTGAAATACATGCTCAAGGATATTCAGGTGCTGGAGCTCAAGCATGAAATTCATGACAAAGTGAATACCGATATCGACCAGCAGCAAAGAGATTATTATTTGCGACAGCAAATGAAGGTGTTGCAAGATGAGCTAGGTCAAGGCGGAGCAGAGCAGGAGTTAGAGGAACTGAGATCCAAGGGCCTGAAGAAAAACTGGCCGGAGGAAGTGGCGCAACATTTCGATAAAGAGTTAGGCAAGATTGAGCGAATGAATCCAATGGCTGCTGAGTATCCAGTCGCTATGAACTACGCCGAGCTGTTGGTAGAACTGCCATGGAATGATATTTCAGAAGACAATTTTGATCTCAAACGCGCCAAAAAAATATTGGATCAAGACCACTTCGGTCTTGAAAAAGTAAAGGACCGTATCATTGAGTATTTAGCCGTACGCAAGTTGAAGAACGATCTGAAGGGACCGATTTTGTGTTTGTTTGGCCCTCCTGGTGTTGGTAAAACCTCTTTGGGTAAATCCATTGCCAAAGCCTTGAATAGAGAGTACGTGAGGATGTCTCTTGGTGGTGTACACGATGAAGCTGAGATTCGAGGGCACAGAAAAACCTACATTGGCGCCATGCCAGGTAAGGTGATTCAAAACATTAATAAGGCTAAATATTCCAACCCGGTATTTGTATTGGATGAAATTGATAAGGTGTCTTCTGACTTTAGAGGAGACCCATCTTCTGCTTTGCTTGAAGTATTGGATCCTGAGCAGAATGAGGCGTTCAAGGATAATTTCCTTGAGGTAGAATACGATTTGTCAAAAGTCCTTTTTATAGCTACTGCTAACTCTTTGGATACCATTCAACCAGCCTTGCGAGATAGAATGGAAATCATCGAGATTACAGGATATACTTTAGAAGAAAAGATTCAAATCGCCAAGAAGCATTTGCTACCAAAGCAGTTGGAAGAGCATGGTTTGAAGTCAAACCAATTATCCATGGATAAAAAGGCTTTCTCGAAACTGGTGGATGATTATACTCGCGAATCAGGTGTTAGAAACTTAGAGCGAAAAGTGGGCGCAGTAGTACGAGACGCAGCCAAGTCCATCGCAATGGAGGAGGAGTATCAAAAGAAAGTAACTCCAGACGAAATCAGAAGGATTCTTGGTGCAGAGGTATTCGACAAAGAGCTTTACCAGGACAACAAACATGCGGGTGTAGTAACCGGATTGGCTTGGACTTCGGTAGGAGGAGAAATCTTATTCATAGAATCTAGTTTGAGCAGAGGAAAAGGAAAATTGACTCTTTCTGGTCAACTAGGTGATGTAATGAAAGAATCTGCGATGACGGCTTTGTCTTATCTGAAGTCAAATGCTGAGAAGCTAGGGTTGGATTATCGTGTGTTCGATAATTATGATTTGCATATACACGTGCCCGCTGGAGCTGTACCTAAGGATGGTCCGTCAGCTGGTATCACAATGCTTACTTCATTGGCTTCCGTGTTTACACAACGAAAAGTAAAGCAGAAGTTGGCCATGACTGGTGAAATTACACTGCGTGGAAAGGTACTTCCTGTTGGAGGCATTAAGGAGAAGATTCTCGCTGCAAAAAGAGCCGGTATTAAAGAGATTATCCTTTGCCAAAAGAACAAGAAGGATATTGATGAAATAGATGATAGATACGTTAAGGATCTGAAGTTTCACTTTGCAGAAACCGTAGAAGAAGTATTGGAGGTGGCCTTATTGACGCAGAAAGTGCCGAATGCCATGGAATTAGTTACTGTTGAGCAAAAGGCCTAA
- the porQ gene encoding type IX secretion system protein PorQ produces the protein MKKPAFIFLLWIQAGFLFAQLDNSFQFLNLPIGARVAGLGGVISSSTDEDVNLFLTNPALLDSANDNHVSWSHLGFYADVKYNTLAYAKTFEKAGTFGVGIQHLGYGSIDSYDASGNSVGSFDASETAVVVSHSHQLSVFKLGANLKYVYSGIYTYNSSVLAMDIGGAFIHPEKEFMVSVLFKNLGFVMSEYSDTADSSLPTDLQIGLTFKPEHMPFRFSFTGFNLLNPNENYYDENLDEEKPGIGDRVFRHLNIGTEILFSRNFNIRLGYNHQVRKELSLSEKSGLSGMSMGLMARIKAFELSYTFTTYHVDSGRSYFTLTSNLNRVFKKKSII, from the coding sequence ATGAAAAAACCTGCTTTTATCTTTTTATTATGGATTCAAGCAGGTTTTTTGTTTGCTCAGTTGGACAATTCGTTTCAATTTTTGAACCTGCCTATTGGCGCACGAGTGGCTGGTTTAGGGGGAGTGATTAGTTCATCTACGGATGAGGATGTTAATCTTTTTTTAACCAATCCTGCACTGCTAGACTCTGCCAATGATAATCATGTTTCTTGGAGTCATTTGGGGTTTTATGCTGACGTAAAGTACAATACATTGGCCTATGCTAAGACCTTTGAAAAGGCCGGTACATTTGGAGTAGGAATCCAACACTTGGGCTATGGTTCTATCGATAGTTATGATGCATCTGGAAATTCGGTAGGCAGTTTTGACGCTAGCGAGACTGCAGTGGTTGTTTCTCACAGTCATCAGCTGAGTGTTTTTAAATTGGGGGCCAATTTGAAATATGTTTATTCTGGCATATACACTTACAACAGTTCGGTATTAGCCATGGATATTGGTGGAGCATTTATTCATCCAGAGAAAGAATTCATGGTTTCTGTTTTGTTTAAAAACCTTGGCTTCGTCATGTCTGAATATTCGGACACCGCAGACTCATCGTTGCCCACTGATTTGCAAATTGGTCTAACGTTTAAACCAGAGCACATGCCATTTAGATTCTCGTTTACTGGATTCAACCTGCTCAATCCAAATGAAAATTATTACGATGAAAATCTGGACGAAGAAAAGCCTGGAATTGGAGATCGGGTATTCCGCCATTTGAATATTGGAACAGAAATACTGTTCAGCCGTAATTTTAATATTCGACTGGGATATAATCATCAGGTAAGAAAGGAGTTGAGTTTGTCTGAAAAATCAGGATTGTCTGGGATGTCTATGGGCCTGATGGCAAGGATTAAAGCTTTTGAGCTTTCTTATACGTTTACCACGTATCATGTGGATAGTGGGAGAAGTTATTTCACCCTTACGAGTAATTTGAATAGAGTATTTAAGAAAAAGTCAATCATATAA
- the hslU gene encoding ATP-dependent protease ATPase subunit HslU, producing MLNKDQYLTPKQIVAELDKYIIGQNDAKRNVAIALRNRWRRMNVKTEIQGEIVPNNILMIGATGVGKTEIARRLAKVADAPFVKVEASKFTEVGYVGRDVESMVRDLVEQSVSLVKHAQKEKVKEKAEEIVESIILDALIPPVKKTPSTMTTNADGMPTIPVDDAELNEKTRERFREKIRNGELEDRKIDISVSQNSSGGIGMIGGGGMDETSMMNIQEMIGQMMPKKSKKRKVTIADARKLLMEEESSRLIDMDEVKEEAIEKAENTGIIFIDEVDKIAVGASKKGGPDVSREGVQRDLLPIVEGSAVNTKYGVINTDHILFIAAGAFHFAKPSDLIPELQGRFPIRVELENLTKGDFVRILSEPKNALTKQYTALIGSEDVDITFNEEAIEEIASIAFNINAEIENIGARRLHTVMSRLLNDILFDIPDKIGPNAKIVIDKAKVQEKLDGMVENKDLSQFIL from the coding sequence ATGTTAAATAAAGATCAATATCTCACCCCAAAGCAGATAGTAGCCGAATTAGATAAATATATTATCGGGCAAAATGATGCTAAGCGAAATGTGGCCATTGCACTTAGAAATCGCTGGAGAAGGATGAATGTGAAAACCGAAATTCAGGGTGAAATCGTCCCGAACAACATTTTGATGATAGGAGCAACTGGTGTGGGTAAAACGGAGATTGCTCGGAGACTGGCCAAAGTAGCGGATGCGCCATTTGTAAAAGTGGAGGCATCTAAATTCACAGAGGTCGGCTATGTAGGACGTGATGTGGAAAGCATGGTTCGTGATTTGGTAGAGCAGTCCGTGAGCTTAGTAAAGCATGCACAGAAGGAAAAGGTGAAGGAAAAAGCCGAAGAGATTGTGGAGAGCATTATTTTGGATGCCCTGATTCCTCCGGTAAAAAAGACACCTTCTACGATGACTACAAATGCTGATGGGATGCCGACCATACCTGTAGATGATGCTGAACTTAATGAAAAAACACGTGAACGCTTCAGAGAGAAAATCAGAAACGGAGAACTCGAAGACCGTAAGATTGATATCAGTGTCAGCCAGAATTCTTCTGGTGGTATTGGCATGATAGGAGGTGGAGGTATGGATGAGACCTCTATGATGAATATTCAAGAAATGATTGGGCAAATGATGCCTAAGAAATCCAAGAAAAGAAAGGTAACTATTGCCGACGCTAGAAAGTTGCTCATGGAAGAGGAGTCTTCACGACTGATCGACATGGATGAGGTGAAAGAAGAAGCGATTGAAAAGGCAGAAAATACTGGAATTATCTTCATCGATGAAGTCGACAAAATAGCTGTAGGAGCTTCCAAGAAAGGTGGCCCAGATGTGAGCAGAGAGGGTGTGCAGCGAGATCTGCTACCCATAGTGGAGGGTAGCGCCGTAAATACCAAATATGGGGTGATCAACACAGACCATATACTATTTATAGCAGCTGGAGCGTTCCACTTTGCTAAACCTTCGGATCTTATTCCAGAACTTCAAGGGCGGTTCCCCATTAGAGTAGAACTTGAGAACCTCACGAAGGGAGATTTTGTGAGAATATTGAGTGAACCAAAGAATGCACTAACGAAGCAATACACGGCTTTAATAGGCTCTGAGGATGTAGATATCACCTTTAACGAAGAGGCCATAGAAGAGATCGCTTCCATTGCGTTCAATATCAACGCGGAAATTGAAAATATTGGCGCAAGAAGGTTACATACCGTAATGAGTCGTTTGCTCAACGATATTCTTTTCGACATTCCTGATAAAATTGGACCCAATGCGAAAATTGTCATTGACAAAGCAAAAGTTCAGGAGAAGCTTGATGGAATGGTAGAAAATAAGGATTTGAGTCAATTTATTTTGTAA
- a CDS encoding bestrophin family protein, whose amino-acid sequence MLLTTKIPLKYIFKSTKKDIFFVFCVALVTVVCYRYYDIADIPPNITGLVGTSISLVIAFKLSQSYDRWWEARKIWGAIVNDSRTLVLQLRSFTKGNEVSIVNRMAERQIAWCYSLGQSLRKLSPIVGLESFLTSEELEQVTKHKNVPLGLLDFHSLDIASLHQAGVINDYQQMQLDETIVRLCESMGKAERIKNTVFPTTYRLFLRWFIYIFVILLSITLAETEGYGDIPLLMLITAPFFLLEKTAYFLQDPFENRPTDIPVTLIATTIHTNIRQLVGNTDLPEAPKNGEFYVM is encoded by the coding sequence ATGCTACTTACCACCAAAATCCCACTCAAGTATATTTTTAAGAGCACCAAAAAAGATATATTCTTTGTGTTCTGCGTGGCCTTGGTCACGGTTGTGTGCTATCGCTACTATGATATTGCGGATATTCCCCCAAATATTACGGGTTTGGTGGGTACATCCATTTCTTTGGTTATTGCTTTCAAATTGAGTCAGTCTTACGATCGTTGGTGGGAAGCCCGAAAAATTTGGGGGGCTATTGTCAATGATTCGAGAACACTAGTGTTGCAGCTGCGCAGCTTCACCAAAGGCAATGAGGTCTCTATTGTAAATAGAATGGCCGAGCGGCAGATCGCTTGGTGTTATTCTTTGGGTCAGTCGCTGCGCAAGCTATCTCCGATTGTGGGATTGGAGTCTTTTTTGACCTCCGAAGAACTCGAACAGGTTACGAAACATAAAAATGTGCCATTGGGTTTGTTGGATTTTCACTCCCTAGATATTGCCTCCTTACATCAGGCTGGAGTTATTAATGACTACCAGCAAATGCAATTAGATGAGACCATCGTTCGATTGTGTGAATCTATGGGAAAAGCAGAGCGAATAAAAAACACCGTTTTTCCGACTACCTATCGCCTATTCTTACGCTGGTTTATTTACATATTCGTGATTTTGCTTTCTATTACTCTGGCCGAAACAGAAGGTTATGGGGACATACCACTCTTGATGTTAATCACTGCTCCATTTTTTCTCCTAGAAAAAACGGCCTATTTTCTTCAGGATCCTTTTGAAAATAGACCCACTGATATTCCAGTTACACTTATTGCTACAACCATTCACACAAATATTCGGCAGCTGGTGGGCAATACAGATCTTCCTGAAGCTCCTAAAAATGGAGAGTTTTATGTGATGTAG